Proteins found in one Sporosarcina jeotgali genomic segment:
- the gatB gene encoding Asp-tRNA(Asn)/Glu-tRNA(Gln) amidotransferase subunit GatB gives MNFETIVGLEVHVELKTDTKIFSPAPAHFGAAPNMNIHPTDLAYPGTLPTMNKQAIDFGMKASMALNCDVARVMNFDRKHYFYPDNPKAYQISQDDRPVGANGWIEIEVDGYKKKIRIERVHLEEDAGKLTHSDNGYSLVDLNRQGTPLIEIVTEADIRTPNEAYAFLEKLKAIIQYTGVSDVRMEEGSLRCDANISLRPYGQEEFGTKTELKNLNSFNFVRRGIANEVERQEKVLLSGEKIVQQTRRYDEATGQTMLMRIKGSANDYRFINDPDLPEVVIDEDWIERVRAEIPELPDARKNRYVNELDLPEYDAHVLTLTKEMSDFFDETVKAGADAKLASNWLMGGVSEYLNAEGKELKETPITPAGLASLVKLLSDGTISSKIAKKVFKELAENGGDAAVIVKEKGLVQISDEGTLRKVIGEILDANEQSIEDYKNGKDRAVGFLVGQVMKATKGQANPPLVNKLLLDEMSKR, from the coding sequence ATGAACTTTGAAACGATTGTCGGACTTGAAGTCCACGTAGAACTGAAAACAGATACGAAAATCTTTTCACCGGCACCTGCCCACTTTGGCGCGGCACCGAACATGAACATTCACCCGACTGACCTTGCGTATCCAGGCACGTTGCCTACGATGAACAAACAAGCAATCGATTTCGGGATGAAAGCTTCCATGGCGTTAAACTGTGACGTTGCACGTGTGATGAACTTCGACCGCAAGCATTACTTCTATCCGGATAATCCAAAAGCGTACCAAATTTCACAAGATGACCGTCCAGTCGGCGCAAATGGCTGGATTGAAATTGAAGTGGATGGCTATAAAAAGAAAATCCGCATTGAGCGTGTGCACTTAGAAGAAGATGCAGGCAAACTGACGCACTCTGATAACGGATATTCTCTCGTAGACTTGAACCGTCAAGGAACGCCGCTTATCGAAATCGTTACGGAAGCGGACATTCGTACACCGAACGAAGCATATGCTTTCCTTGAGAAATTGAAAGCAATTATTCAATACACAGGTGTTTCTGACGTACGAATGGAAGAAGGCTCACTTCGCTGTGACGCTAACATTTCATTGCGTCCATATGGTCAAGAGGAATTCGGAACAAAAACAGAGCTTAAAAACTTGAACTCATTCAACTTCGTGCGCCGCGGAATCGCTAACGAAGTCGAGCGTCAAGAGAAGGTATTGCTTTCCGGAGAGAAAATTGTCCAGCAAACGCGCCGTTATGATGAAGCAACAGGTCAAACGATGTTAATGCGCATCAAAGGAAGTGCGAACGACTACCGTTTCATTAATGATCCAGATCTGCCGGAAGTTGTTATCGACGAAGATTGGATTGAACGCGTACGCGCAGAAATTCCAGAGCTTCCAGATGCACGTAAAAACCGTTACGTTAATGAACTGGACTTACCTGAATACGATGCGCATGTGCTGACATTGACGAAAGAAATGTCTGATTTCTTCGATGAAACCGTGAAAGCTGGAGCGGATGCAAAACTTGCATCCAACTGGCTCATGGGCGGAGTATCCGAATACTTGAATGCTGAAGGCAAAGAGTTGAAAGAAACCCCTATTACGCCTGCTGGGCTTGCGAGTCTTGTGAAGCTCCTATCAGATGGAACGATTTCATCGAAAATCGCTAAGAAAGTATTCAAAGAGCTTGCTGAAAACGGCGGAGATGCTGCAGTAATCGTGAAGGAAAAAGGACTTGTCCAAATTTCCGACGAAGGCACGCTGCGCAAAGTGATCGGTGAGATTTTGGATGCAAATGAGCAATCCATCGAGGACTATAAAAACGGTAAAGACCGTGCTGTAGGATTCCTGGTGGGTCAAGTCATGAAAGCAACGAAAGGGCAGGCGAACCCGCCGCTCGTTAACAAACTGCTGCTCGATGAAATGAGCAAACGATAA
- the gatA gene encoding Asp-tRNA(Asn)/Glu-tRNA(Gln) amidotransferase subunit GatA — protein MVVNKTASELQSLLHSRELSVKELTEATLQTIEEKDKTIQAFLTVTGPEALAAAEQLDNLPDDKRGSLFGMPIGIKDNIITQGIKTTCASKMLENFVPVYEGTATERVKESGMVIVGKLNMDEFAMGSTTEHSAFKITRNPWDLDRVPGGSSGGSAAAVAAGQVLFSLGSDTGGSVRQPAAFCGVVGMKPTYGRVSRSGLVAFGSSLDQIGPITTTVEDNAMLLGAIAGADYRDASASEKPVPDFRTSLTGDIKGLKIAVPARYLGEGVDPEVREAVKKAIGVLESLGAHVDEVDLHYSRYAAPTYYVISSAEASSNLARFDGIRYGYHPADAKNLNEIYLRSRSEGFGEEVRKRVLYGTYALSAGHHEDLYERAQKVRTLIAQDFQNVFKEYDVIVGPTSATNAYKLGETIKDPLTLYANDLLTTPVNLAGIPAISVPCGFADGLPVGLQIIGNHFEEAMLYKVAHAYEQATEFHKQTPPAGEGN, from the coding sequence ATGGTAGTAAACAAAACTGCGTCTGAACTTCAGTCTCTTTTACATAGTCGTGAACTATCGGTTAAAGAACTAACTGAAGCTACACTGCAAACTATTGAAGAAAAAGATAAAACCATTCAGGCCTTTCTAACTGTGACTGGACCAGAAGCTCTTGCTGCTGCCGAACAGTTGGACAACCTTCCTGATGACAAACGCGGCAGCCTATTCGGTATGCCCATTGGAATTAAAGACAACATCATCACTCAAGGCATCAAAACAACATGTGCAAGTAAAATGCTGGAAAACTTTGTACCAGTATATGAAGGAACAGCGACAGAACGCGTTAAAGAAAGTGGAATGGTTATCGTTGGCAAGCTCAACATGGACGAATTCGCAATGGGTTCTACAACTGAGCACTCTGCCTTCAAGATTACACGTAACCCGTGGGACTTAGATCGTGTCCCAGGCGGATCTTCAGGCGGTTCTGCAGCGGCAGTTGCTGCTGGACAAGTACTATTTTCACTAGGCTCTGATACAGGCGGATCTGTCCGTCAGCCAGCTGCTTTTTGCGGAGTTGTTGGTATGAAACCGACATACGGCCGTGTATCACGTTCTGGACTTGTGGCATTCGGATCTTCTTTAGACCAAATCGGACCGATTACAACAACAGTTGAAGACAACGCAATGCTGCTCGGTGCAATTGCGGGAGCAGATTATCGTGATGCTTCAGCATCTGAAAAGCCGGTTCCAGATTTCCGTACGTCATTGACTGGAGACATTAAAGGCTTGAAAATAGCCGTCCCTGCCCGCTATTTAGGTGAAGGTGTCGATCCAGAAGTACGCGAAGCTGTTAAAAAGGCAATTGGTGTTCTTGAATCACTAGGAGCACATGTGGATGAAGTAGACCTGCACTATTCACGCTATGCTGCGCCAACTTACTATGTAATTTCGTCTGCAGAGGCATCCTCAAACCTGGCTCGTTTTGACGGCATCCGTTACGGTTACCACCCGGCAGATGCTAAAAACTTGAACGAGATCTATTTGCGTTCGCGTTCTGAAGGCTTCGGAGAAGAAGTGCGCAAGCGTGTTCTTTATGGTACGTATGCGCTTAGTGCCGGTCATCATGAAGACTTGTATGAGCGTGCACAAAAAGTACGTACATTAATCGCTCAAGACTTCCAAAATGTCTTTAAAGAATATGATGTCATCGTTGGACCAACGAGTGCAACGAACGCATACAAACTAGGCGAGACCATTAAAGATCCGCTGACATTGTATGCAAATGACTTACTGACTACACCTGTAAACCTTGCTGGCATTCCAGCAATTTCGGTTCCGTGTGGTTTTGCAGATGGACTTCCAGTCGGCTTGCAAATCATCGGAAACCATTTCGAAGAAGCGATGCTCTATAAAGTGGCGCATGCTTACGAGCAAGCGACAGAATTCCACAAACAGACACCGCCTGCTGGGGAGGGGAACTGA
- the gatC gene encoding Asp-tRNA(Asn)/Glu-tRNA(Gln) amidotransferase subunit GatC produces the protein MSNFTKEDIQYYANFARIDMPDAEAEKFATRLDTLLEFSDRLKELDTADVEPMTHPLAIVNVLREDTPEDILDRDEMLKSVEDHEDGLIKVPNILD, from the coding sequence ATGTCCAATTTTACTAAAGAGGATATCCAGTATTATGCGAATTTTGCACGGATCGATATGCCAGACGCAGAAGCGGAGAAGTTCGCGACTCGTTTGGACACGCTGCTTGAGTTTTCTGATCGACTAAAGGAACTTGATACGGCAGATGTGGAACCGATGACACATCCGCTTGCAATCGTAAACGTATTGCGCGAAGACACGCCTGAAGACATTCTCGACCGTGATGAGATGCTGAAGAGTGTAGAAGACCATGAAGATGGTCTGATTAAAGTACCGAATATCCTAGATTGA
- a CDS encoding CamS family sex pheromone protein — protein MKRLFTIPAVASVLFLGGCIPSIGPEKDEVIQENEDVQQETVLIPEVQLNETYYRTLLPFKKSASRGLIVNQVYSKYDIGEVEEGLLRLSAKKFDPKDHFFQEGQFIDEKTAIRWLSRSSKFDEGLNPPINDKMSPQDISEKAPVYLAHIVEQDYYVKTGDKKVGLAGISIGLAMNSVFYQRDAAEAKIPDKTIQEQGMKMAETIVQRMRKIEGVGDVPITIGLFKQQPRSSIVPGTYFATTVVDKGKDAPSGWKEVNEKFVLLPAASTDNNYRDANLTFESLKQDVNDYFPGFVSIVGTAFYSDNNLKSLKISIPIQFYGKNEVVALTQYMTSLVLKYYPDIEVEASITSNNGPEALIMKKPGEKEPTVHIYSY, from the coding sequence ATGAAAAGGTTATTCACAATACCGGCAGTCGCTTCTGTCCTGTTCCTTGGCGGGTGCATCCCGTCAATCGGACCGGAAAAAGATGAAGTCATTCAAGAAAATGAAGACGTCCAGCAAGAGACCGTCCTCATTCCAGAAGTGCAGCTGAATGAGACATACTATCGAACGCTGCTGCCATTTAAAAAGAGTGCAAGCCGCGGACTAATCGTCAACCAGGTATACAGCAAGTATGATATTGGCGAGGTTGAAGAGGGACTCCTTCGATTGTCAGCTAAAAAGTTCGATCCAAAAGATCACTTTTTCCAAGAAGGCCAGTTCATTGATGAAAAAACAGCGATTCGCTGGCTGTCCAGAAGTTCTAAGTTCGATGAAGGCTTAAACCCGCCGATCAACGATAAGATGTCCCCTCAAGATATTAGCGAAAAAGCGCCTGTCTATTTGGCGCATATCGTTGAGCAGGACTACTACGTGAAAACGGGTGATAAAAAAGTGGGGCTGGCGGGCATTTCAATTGGTCTTGCTATGAACTCAGTGTTTTATCAGCGCGATGCCGCGGAAGCGAAAATTCCAGACAAGACGATTCAAGAGCAGGGGATGAAAATGGCTGAGACCATTGTCCAGCGAATGCGCAAGATTGAGGGAGTAGGAGATGTGCCGATTACAATCGGTCTCTTCAAACAGCAGCCGCGCAGTTCAATTGTTCCTGGAACGTATTTCGCAACCACAGTTGTTGATAAAGGAAAAGATGCGCCTTCAGGCTGGAAAGAAGTGAATGAGAAATTTGTGCTGCTTCCTGCTGCATCGACGGATAATAATTATCGCGATGCGAACTTGACGTTTGAAAGTTTAAAGCAAGACGTGAACGATTATTTCCCGGGGTTTGTCAGTATCGTAGGAACAGCATTTTATAGCGATAACAATCTCAAATCGCTTAAAATCAGCATTCCAATCCAGTTCTATGGCAAAAACGAAGTGGTCGCACTGACGCAATATATGACATCACTAGTGTTGAAATATTATCCGGATATTGAAGTCGAAGCAAGCATTACTTCGAATAATGGTCCGGAGGCATTAATTATGAAAAAGCCGGGTGAAAAGGAACCAACTGTACACATCTACTCATATTGA